Proteins co-encoded in one secondary endosymbiont of Trabutina mannipara genomic window:
- the rpsE gene encoding 30S ribosomal protein S5, with product MAQIEKKSVFLQEKLIAVNRVSKTVKGGRIFSFSAMIVVGNGNGRVGFGYGKAREVPSAIQKAIEKARRNMINIAIKSGTLQHPIKGTYTGSVVFMKPAFKGTGIIAGGAMRAIFEVAGIHNVLAKAYGSTNPINVIRATIEALIKMNSPEIIAAKRGKLVEEIRN from the coding sequence ATGGCACAAATTGAAAAAAAATCTGTTTTTTTACAAGAAAAATTAATTGCAGTCAATAGAGTATCTAAGACAGTAAAAGGTGGACGTATTTTCAGCTTTTCAGCAATGATAGTTGTTGGTAATGGTAATGGTAGAGTAGGTTTTGGTTATGGTAAAGCACGAGAAGTTCCATCAGCAATACAAAAAGCAATAGAAAAAGCACGTCGAAATATGATAAATATTGCAATAAAAAGCGGTACTTTACAACACCCAATTAAAGGTACATATACAGGATCTGTAGTTTTTATGAAGCCAGCATTTAAAGGTACAGGTATTATCGCTGGTGGTGCAATGCGTGCAATTTTTGAAGTTGCAGGAATTCATAATGTACTAGCAAAAGCATATGGTTCAACAAATCCAATAAACGTAATTCGTGCAACTATTGAAGCTCTTATTAAGATGAATTCTCCTGAAATTATTGCTGCAAAAAGGGGGAAATTGGTTGAAGAAATTAGGAATTAA
- the rpsM gene encoding 30S ribosomal protein S13 — MVRIAGINIPDNKHTVIALTSIFGIGKSCSKHICAATGIAENIKINDLSEEQLEKLRDAVAKFVVEGDLRRELTINIKRLIDLNTYRGLRHRRNLPVHGQRTKTNARTCKGTRKKVNK, encoded by the coding sequence ATGGTACGTATAGCAGGCATTAACATTCCTGATAATAAGCATACTGTTATTGCATTAACTTCAATTTTCGGTATTGGAAAATCTTGTTCAAAACATATTTGTGCTGCTACAGGTATTGCTGAAAATATAAAGATTAATGATTTGTCTGAAGAGCAACTGGAAAAGTTGCGTGACGCAGTTGCTAAATTTGTTGTAGAAGGAGATCTTCGCCGTGAATTAACTATTAATATCAAGCGACTTATAGATCTTAATACTTATCGTGGTTTACGTCACCGTCGTAATCTTCCTGTTCATGGTCAGCGTACTAAGACTAATGCTCGTACCTGTAAAGGTACTCGTAAAAAAGTAAATAAATAA
- the rpsK gene encoding 30S ribosomal protein S11 codes for MNKIPPKTRNRIKKQVLDGIAHIYASFNNTIITITDRQGNTLGWATSGCSGFRGSRKSTPFASQVAAERCTEAVKEYGIKNLEVMIKGPGPGRESTIRALNAAGFHITNITDVTPIPHNGCRPPKKRRV; via the coding sequence ATGAATAAAATACCTCCTAAGACACGTAATCGTATTAAAAAACAAGTTTTAGATGGTATAGCGCATATATATGCGTCTTTTAATAATACTATCATAACTATTACTGATCGTCAGGGGAATACATTAGGTTGGGCAACATCTGGTTGTTCAGGTTTTCGAGGTTCTAGGAAATCTACTCCTTTTGCTTCACAGGTTGCAGCAGAACGTTGTACTGAAGCAGTAAAAGAATATGGTATTAAGAATCTTGAAGTAATGATTAAAGGTCCAGGTCCAGGTCGCGAATCTACTATTCGTGCTTTAAATGCAGCTGGTTTCCACATTACTAACATTACTGATGTTACTCCAATTCCTCATAACGGTTGTCGTCCCCCAAAAAAGCGCCGTGTATAG
- the secY gene encoding preprotein translocase subunit SecY, protein MDKDKKIEWNVKRGIKELKSRFLFVIGSLIVFRIGSFIPIPGINSTVFTKLIEQQRSTIIDMFNMFSGGALNRASVFALGIMPYISSSIIIQLLTVIHPTLSEIKKEGEFGIQKINQYARYGALVLAIFQAISFTIGLPNMPEMQSLVIIPGISFYLTAILSLVCGTIFLMWLGEQITDRGIGNGISLIIFTGIIAGLPTAISYTIKQTIKGYFPFLCLLLVAFLVFAVTFFVIFIEHGQRRIIVNYAKHQQQGRCVYLNQNTHLPLKVNMAGVLPAIFASSIILFPATIVSWFGGSPYCGWLTNISLYLQPGQPLYALLYASAIIFLCYFYTTIVLNSRETADNLKKLGVFVPGIRPGEQTAKYIDQVMNRLTLVGAMYITFICLIPEFMRNAMKVPFYFGGTSLLIVVVVIMDFMTQVQTMSTQYEYAFLKETLKSYNR, encoded by the coding sequence ATGGATAAAGATAAAAAAATAGAATGGAATGTTAAAAGAGGAATAAAGGAACTAAAAAGTAGATTTTTATTTGTTATTGGTTCACTTATTGTTTTTCGTATTGGCTCTTTTATTCCCATACCTGGAATAAATAGTACTGTATTTACAAAATTAATTGAACAACAGCGCAGTACTATTATTGACATGTTTAACATGTTCTCTGGTGGTGCACTTAATCGTGCTTCTGTTTTTGCTTTAGGAATTATGCCATATATTTCATCGTCTATTATTATTCAATTGTTAACTGTAATTCACCCTACTCTTTCAGAAATTAAAAAAGAAGGTGAATTTGGAATACAAAAAATAAACCAATACGCCCGTTATGGTGCGTTAGTATTAGCTATATTTCAAGCAATTAGTTTTACAATAGGTTTACCAAATATGCCTGAAATGCAATCTTTAGTAATTATTCCAGGAATTTCTTTTTACTTAACTGCTATACTAAGTCTAGTTTGTGGAACAATATTCCTTATGTGGCTTGGTGAACAAATTACTGATCGTGGTATTGGTAATGGTATATCTCTTATTATATTTACAGGTATTATAGCCGGTTTACCTACTGCTATTAGCTATACTATTAAGCAAACTATAAAAGGATATTTTCCATTTTTATGTTTACTTTTAGTTGCATTTTTAGTTTTTGCTGTAACTTTTTTTGTTATATTCATTGAACATGGTCAGCGTCGTATTATTGTTAATTACGCAAAGCATCAGCAGCAAGGACGTTGTGTTTATTTAAATCAAAATACACACTTGCCATTAAAAGTAAATATGGCTGGAGTTCTTCCAGCAATTTTTGCTTCAAGTATTATTTTATTTCCAGCTACTATTGTATCCTGGTTTGGAGGTAGTCCCTATTGTGGATGGCTAACTAATATCTCTCTTTATTTACAACCTGGTCAACCACTTTATGCCTTACTATATGCATCGGCAATTATATTTTTATGTTATTTTTATACAACAATAGTTTTAAATTCTCGAGAAACAGCAGATAATCTTAAGAAATTAGGAGTATTTGTACCTGGTATTCGTCCTGGAGAACAAACAGCAAAATATATAGATCAGGTAATGAATCGTCTAACACTAGTAGGTGCTATGTATATTACTTTTATATGCTTAATACCTGAATTTATGCGTAACGCAATGAAGGTTCCATTTTATTTCGGTGGCACGTCTTTATTGATCGTAGTTGTTGTTATCATGGATTTTATGACCCAAGTACAAACTATGTCTACTCAGTACGAGTATGCATTTTTAAAAGAAACTTTAAAAAGTTATAATCGATAA
- the rplO gene encoding 50S ribosomal protein L15 → MRLNDLSPADGSKFASKRLGRGIGSGLGKTSGRGHKGQKSRSGGKIYRGFEGGQMPLCRRLPKFGFNSHKAILTAEVSLSDLANIEGNIVDIKVLKSAKIVNIKTKCAKIILSGKIKKAVTIITTAGIRISKGARYAIEAAGGKFEE, encoded by the coding sequence ATGCGCTTAAATGATCTTTCTCCAGCTGATGGTTCTAAATTTGCATCTAAACGTTTAGGACGTGGTATTGGTTCTGGATTAGGAAAAACCAGCGGTCGAGGTCATAAAGGTCAAAAGTCACGTTCTGGAGGTAAAATATATCGTGGATTTGAAGGAGGACAAATGCCTTTATGCCGTCGTTTGCCTAAATTTGGCTTTAATTCACATAAAGCAATACTTACAGCAGAAGTAAGTTTGTCTGATTTAGCAAATATAGAAGGTAACATAGTAGATATAAAAGTATTAAAATCTGCTAAGATTGTTAATATAAAAACTAAATGCGCCAAAATTATACTGTCAGGTAAAATAAAAAAAGCAGTTACAATAATAACAACAGCTGGTATTCGTATAAGCAAAGGTGCACGTTATGCAATCGAAGCTGCAGGTGGGAAATTTGAGGAATAA
- the rpmJ gene encoding 50S ribosomal protein L36, translating into MKVRASVKKICHNCKIIKRNGVVCVICSVAPKHKQRQG; encoded by the coding sequence ATGAAAGTTCGCGCTTCCGTCAAAAAAATATGTCATAACTGTAAAATAATTAAACGTAACGGTGTTGTTTGCGTTATTTGCAGTGTTGCTCCTAAACATAAGCAACGTCAAGGATAG
- the rplF gene encoding 50S ribosomal protein L6 encodes MSRVAKTPVIIPAGVDVKIKGKDIFMKGKNGELIYTIHEMINIEYANKQLTFAPTINNKKYAAIAGTTRSLINGMVIGVTYGFIKKLQLVGVGYRATVKDNIVNLSLGFSHPINYNLPKGITAECTTQNEIIIKGSNKQILGQVAADLRNYRRPEPYKGKGVRYADEVIRIKEKNKK; translated from the coding sequence ATGTCTCGTGTTGCTAAAACACCTGTTATTATTCCTGCAGGCGTAGATGTAAAAATAAAAGGAAAAGATATTTTCATGAAAGGTAAAAATGGTGAGCTAATTTACACTATTCATGAAATGATAAATATTGAATATGCTAATAAACAGCTAACTTTTGCTCCTACTATTAATAACAAAAAATATGCTGCAATTGCAGGTACTACACGATCGTTAATAAATGGAATGGTGATTGGTGTCACCTATGGATTTATTAAAAAATTACAATTAGTAGGAGTAGGTTATCGCGCTACAGTTAAAGATAATATAGTAAATTTATCTCTGGGATTTTCTCATCCTATTAACTATAACCTACCAAAAGGTATTACTGCAGAATGTACAACTCAAAATGAGATTATTATTAAAGGATCTAATAAACAGATTCTTGGTCAAGTTGCTGCAGATTTACGTAATTATCGTCGTCCTGAACCTTATAAAGGAAAGGGTGTTCGTTACGCTGATGAAGTTATACGTATCAAAGAAAAAAATAAAAAGTAA
- the rpmD gene encoding 50S ribosomal protein L30 has protein sequence MIKNIKIIQIRSSIGCLPKHKATLVGLGLRHIGHTIVREDTTAIRGMINLISYMVRIIEE, from the coding sequence ATGATAAAAAATATAAAAATTATTCAAATTCGTAGTTCTATTGGTTGTTTGCCAAAACATAAGGCAACTTTGGTGGGGTTAGGGTTGCGTCATATTGGCCATACTATAGTCCGTGAAGATACCACTGCTATACGAGGTATGATTAATTTAATTTCCTATATGGTTAGGATAATTGAGGAATGA
- the rpsN gene encoding 30S ribosomal protein S14, whose translation MAKESMKAREVKRMKLSNKFFKKRTELKNIISSINVADEERWNAVLKLQTLPRDSSPSRKRNRCRQTGRPHAYLRKFGLSRIKVREAAMRGEIPGLRKASW comes from the coding sequence ATGGCTAAAGAATCTATGAAAGCACGAGAAGTAAAAAGGATGAAATTATCTAATAAATTTTTTAAAAAACGTACTGAACTTAAAAATATTATTTCTAGTATAAATGTGGCAGATGAAGAACGTTGGAATGCGGTTCTTAAGTTGCAAACTTTACCACGTGATTCTAGTCCTTCTCGTAAACGTAATAGATGTCGTCAAACTGGTCGTCCTCACGCTTATTTAAGAAAATTTGGGTTAAGTCGTATTAAAGTACGTGAAGCTGCCATGCGTGGTGAAATTCCCGGTTTAAGAAAAGCTAGTTGGTAA
- the rpsH gene encoding 30S ribosomal protein S8, with product MSMQDPIADMLTRIRNGQIAKKTAVYIPNSKVKLAIANLLKEEGFIDNYKVLGSTKLKLEIILKYFKGKPVLENIQRISRPGRRIYNKKNKLPKVMAGMGVAVISSSLGIITDRAARKAGIGGEVICYIA from the coding sequence ATGAGTATGCAAGATCCAATTGCGGATATGCTAACACGTATTCGTAATGGTCAAATTGCTAAGAAAACTGCAGTTTATATACCTAATTCTAAGGTTAAATTAGCAATTGCTAACTTATTAAAAGAAGAAGGATTTATTGATAATTATAAAGTTTTAGGTAGTACTAAACTAAAATTAGAAATAATACTTAAATATTTTAAGGGAAAGCCAGTATTAGAAAATATACAACGTATTAGCCGTCCAGGTCGTCGTATCTATAATAAAAAAAATAAATTGCCAAAAGTAATGGCAGGTATGGGTGTTGCAGTAATTTCTAGTTCTTTAGGAATAATAACTGATCGTGCTGCACGCAAGGCTGGTATTGGTGGTGAAGTTATCTGCTATATAGCATAA
- the rpsD gene encoding 30S ribosomal protein S4 yields MARYLGPKLKLSRRENTDLFLKSGVQAINSKCKIEQIPGQHGTRKIRLSDYGIQLREKQKVRRIYGVLERQFHNYYKEAVRRKGNTGENLLQLLESRLDNVVYRIGFGATRAESRQLVSHKAIIVNGRIVNIASYQVTKNDVISINEKAKKQSRIMASLELSNQREKPTWIEINFDKMEGIFKKYPERTDLSADINEHLIVELYSK; encoded by the coding sequence ATGGCAAGATATTTGGGTCCTAAACTTAAGCTTAGCCGTCGTGAGAACACAGATTTATTCTTAAAATCTGGTGTTCAAGCAATTAATTCCAAGTGCAAAATTGAACAAATTCCAGGTCAGCATGGCACGCGTAAAATACGTTTATCTGATTATGGTATACAGTTACGTGAAAAACAAAAAGTGCGTCGTATTTACGGCGTACTAGAACGTCAATTTCATAATTACTATAAAGAAGCAGTACGTAGAAAAGGTAATACTGGTGAAAATCTGTTGCAATTGCTAGAAAGTCGTCTTGATAATGTTGTTTATCGGATAGGATTTGGTGCTACTCGTGCTGAGTCGCGTCAATTGGTTAGCCATAAAGCAATTATAGTAAACGGTAGGATTGTAAATATCGCTTCTTACCAGGTTACTAAAAATGATGTTATAAGTATAAATGAAAAAGCGAAAAAACAATCCCGTATTATGGCTTCATTGGAACTATCTAATCAACGTGAAAAACCCACCTGGATTGAAATTAATTTTGATAAAATGGAAGGTATATTTAAAAAATATCCAGAACGTACTGATCTATCAGCGGATATTAATGAACACCTTATCGTAGAGCTTTATTCTAAATAG
- the rplR gene encoding 50S ribosomal protein L18 yields the protein MNKKIARIRRSIRTKSKIKKLGSMRLVIHRTLRHIYAHIFEPTSYKILVAASTVEKNILEINVTGNKYAASEIGRTIAIRALEKGIKKVSFDRSGFKYHGRVQALANAARIAGLQF from the coding sequence ATGAATAAAAAAATAGCTCGTATTCGTCGTTCAATAAGAACAAAAAGTAAAATTAAAAAATTAGGATCAATGAGATTAGTTATACATCGTACACTACGCCATATTTATGCACATATTTTTGAACCTACTAGCTATAAAATACTAGTAGCTGCTTCTACTGTAGAAAAAAATATTCTTGAAATAAATGTTACTGGTAATAAATATGCAGCTTCTGAAATAGGTAGAACTATCGCTATACGAGCCTTAGAAAAAGGAATTAAAAAAGTATCTTTTGACCGTTCTGGATTTAAATATCATGGTCGCGTTCAAGCACTAGCAAACGCTGCTCGTATAGCTGGACTCCAATTTTAA